One genomic segment of Candidatus Coatesbacteria bacterium includes these proteins:
- a CDS encoding DUF202 domain-containing protein: protein MTEKTPVGVQKSARQRNLLAVQRTHLAGERTFLAYLRTALAFAGVGLTLLKFFADEVFFVVLGWVFIPVGLLLAVVGFQRNRKAHEISKALCEQDPVESRELLGFTDDTEDE from the coding sequence GAGCGCCCGTCAGCGTAACCTGCTGGCGGTCCAGCGTACTCACCTGGCCGGGGAGCGGACCTTCCTGGCCTACCTGCGTACGGCATTGGCCTTCGCCGGCGTCGGACTGACCCTGCTCAAGTTCTTCGCCGACGAGGTTTTCTTCGTCGTGCTGGGTTGGGTTTTCATCCCGGTGGGTCTTTTGCTGGCGGTTGTCGGCTTCCAGCGCAACCGCAAGGCCCATGAGATAAGCAAGGCGCTCTGCGAGCAGGATCCGGTCGAGTCCCGCGAGCTCCTGGGTTTCACCGACGACACCGAGGACGAGTAA